The genome window GGAACGTTTCACATCACGGTCAAGAGCTTCCAAATAAAACTCCAATTGTCCCAAGTCACGAGGATGGAATTTGGTTTTCTTCAATTCCACCGCAACAAGTGCCTGGAGACCGCGATGAAAAAACAGCAAATCTGCCTTAAATGTGGATGCGCCAACATTTAAGCAGTACTCTTGGTCCATAAAGATGAAGTCTTTTCCTAATTCTAGAATGAATTGCTTCATGTGTTCTAACAAACCGTTCTTCAGTCTTTTTTCACTATGTTTCTTTGGTAAATTGAGAAAATCAACGAAATATGTATCTTTGAACATAATGGGCGAATTTGGATAAGTTTCCAGAAGTCCCTTTGAAATATTGTTCTTGTCACTCAATAAAGTTTCATAAGTTTGCGTTGTAATAGCTCTTTGAAGTTCTTTATGGCTTAATCTTTCTTTGTGTGCATAAAGTATATAAAAGAGACGTTCCTCAAAACTTTTACATCTGCACAATATGTCATAATGATTTGATAATGTGGTCAGAAATAAAATATTTGGGAATTGTCCAGATGGCATTTGGACAATTTGTTTGTTCATTGTTGGTTTCATAATCTTATAGGAAGATTCCGATACATTATCGCCAATTTGTGCAGCCAGTGGCTGCACAAATTGAGAACCTAAATATTTCTCTACGGCAGTTTTAAAGCTTTTCGACGAATATTCATCGTATAACATTACCATATTGTAAATGCTACTTCGGCTAAAGCCTTTGATTTCAGGGTGGTTTGAGCGAATGAATTCTGACAGTTGGGAAACTACTTTGTTCCCCCATTCTTCTGTTTTCTATTTTTCAGAAACATACTTGCCTACATACCAAGCGGTAAGCAATATTTCATTGTTTACCACTTGTGAAGCATTACTTTTATGTTGCTGAATGATATCAATGACTTCAGCAAACTGTGCCTCTTGTGTTATGCTAACATTATATTTTACCATACTAATCTTTTCTTGATGCTATTTCGTATGCGCTGCATATGAAATCATATATTTCATTTATTCTACTCAATAGTTTCCTATTATTTTAGCTACAATGATAATATTTCACTTGACCATTTATATGATTCACTATTTATACTTTTTTGTCTTTTCCGAATGAAAATAAGTATAAGGGATAAAGGGAAAGTGCATTTTCTTCATTAATATTACAGGAAACATTTCTATTCGTTATGGCGTACAACCAACTGTGCAGAAATCATCCACTTCATTTCACGAGTTCATCTACTTCATTGAGTTAACACATACGGCTGAGTTGGCAGAATGAGACGGCTACATTAGCTGAAGGAGTCGAATGCAGTGGCTGAAGGAGTCGAATGCAGTGGCTGAAGGAGACGAATGCGATAGCTGAAGGAGACGAATGCATTAGCAGAAGGAGTCGAATGCGATAGCGGAAGGAGACACATTTGCACATTATTACATAAAGATAGCACCTTGACCGTACTAAACATACAATCAAGGTGCTACAGTACAAATAATCTTCCTCCTCTAATTATCCATCGTTTTGCTATTGCTTATTCCTTAGCTCTTCTATCAAGTCATTTACAATATATGTATCACTCATTAGATGCAAGCCAAGTTCTTTGTCATGTAACATACGGCAAACGTCAGAGTCATAGAATATCTGTAAAGCTCTGTCGGTTGATATATGTAACGTATCGGCTAGTTGCTTTATGATACGAGCGATTTTATTCCATAATAAGAAATCCAACATAATTATATCCTTTCATATGATTTGAATTGTAAATACTTATCAACTATCTCCTGGCTTAAAATGCAAATTTGATAGTTGGGCTTGTGATAAACCAACTGGCGAAGAGTATGCTCAACATCTGCATAGCCATTGATATAGGCTTCTACCGCATCAATTACACGGTCGTCAGCCACTCCCCCTTCAATGATGCCATACCCACTCCAAGGCTGCTTTCCTTTTCTGCTGTCAACAATGAAGTCGAGCCATTCCTTATCGTAAGCATCAAATCGTTTTACCTTGCAGTCTTGTGGTATAGCGAACTCATAGGTGTTCACTATAGCTTGCTTGGCTCGTCTGATGGTCTTGATACGGACAGCCCATTTGGAAGCTTGTTCAAACAAAGGCGTAAGATAGAAGCCTGGACCGAAATCCAAGTCCTTTCTTCCAATGCTTACTAAAGGATGCTCAACAATGACATTTGAACCATGATATAATATTTGCTTTTCCATTATTCTTTTCTTTCCCAATTTTTAAGAGCTTCGACCACATCACTTGCCACAGCTTCTCGGCTCTCGGTATGTAGAGTGTCATAGCAATCTTGAATGAGACTTTTGATTAGCCCCACCTTATCCAATCGCTTTCTCATTTCAGACGGCGATATACCCATTTTTTGTGCTGAAGCCTCGATGGCCAACACCGTAAAGGCGAGGCGTTCGAACTCTGGAGCACTTTTCTGTAATAGTTCTCTATCTTCCATTCTTTACAAAATATTGTATTTGGATGCAAATTTATGGATTTTCTCTGATATTCCACTCAATTTCGGAGTTAAATAAAGAAAAATAGACTGATTTTGCTAATTTCTCTGCTGATAATGGAAGAAAAATCATCAGCTACGAAATTTTCTATCAATTCTTCAAGACTGATTTCTTTGGTAGAATCGCCAGATTCTGAAAGACTCATTGTCCTCATTGTCAACCATACAAATCGACCAGTCCCTGAATGGTGATTTTTACTTGTATCAGCAGGGACTGCAGAACCATTAAAGATGAATTGCCCTAGATCATCCCTATGGTAGGGTGTCCAGTTTTGTGTTTCTGTTTTTAGTATCAAAAACAATGCAACAACCATCTAATTCATTGATAATCATTCGCTAAATCAACTATAATCTTGTACGAATCTACATCAGACTTTTGATAGCTAAATCTTCCTCTAAGAAACGCTTATATTTCAATTCCATAAAGGTACAATTAGAACCATACAGAATCCTTTGATATTGAAGTTGCAGGCATCTAATTTCAATTCCATAAAGGTACAATTAGAACTTAGATACAAAGGCCTCAGCCTCACTCCTGATGAAAATTTCAATTCCATAAAGGTACAATTAGAACTGTCAGGGCTTTCGATAGTGGCTCTGATGTCCTTCATTTCAATTCCATAAAGGTACAATTAGAACTGCAGTCTTTCTCAGCCTTCTCTTCTGATAAGAAATTTCAATTCCATAAAGGTACAATTAGAACTGAAGGTCTCCTCTACAGTGGTTGTGCCTTCCTTGAATTTCAATTCCATAAAGGTACAATTAGAACTGTAAAAGTCGCTACCACACTCGCCAAATTTATCATATTTCAATTCCATAAAGGTACAATTAGAACTTAAAGGTCATAATGCTAGGTGTAGAGCCTACATATTTCAATTCCATAAAGGTACAATTAGAACTTCCAAGTTTGAGGCAAAAGAAATCAAGGATGATAAATTTCAATTCCATAAAGGTACAATTAGAACATCTCGATTGTTCGGACACCCAAGTTCTCCACCATCATTTCAATTCCATAAAGGTACAATTAGAACTCCGTATTGTATGTTTCTTATAACATCATCATTATTTCAATTCCATAAAGGTACAATTAGAACGGAGCAGTCATATTGAATGGTGAACCCAAATATAAATTTCAATTCCATAAAGGTACAATTAGAACTCTCCTTCCAATTCTGAGTTTCACTCTTTTGATACATTTCAATTCCATAAAGGTACAATTAGAACATTTTGCGGCTGCGGAGGACAACGTTATTAATACTATTTCAATTCCATAAAGGTACAATTAGAACCGCTTTTGGTTTTGGCAAGCAATACAGCTACCACAATTTCAATTCCATAAAGGTACAATTAGAACCCACGTTTTCTTAGGCAGCGAAATGCGGTCGAATACATTTCAATTCCATAAAGGTACAATTAGAACACTCAATCACAGTAGCCTCTTCGCGGTTATCCAGTTATTTCAATTCCATAAAGGTACAATTAGAACAGCAGCTTTTACTGCATTGGCACCAACTACTTGTATTTCAATTCCATAAAGGTACAATTAGAACTGATTATTTTAACGGTGTTTTGCCTACCGCTCAGTTATTTCAATTCCATAAAGGTACAATTAGAACAGATGCTACGAATCAACTCGCAACAATCATCTTCATTTCAATTCCATAAAGGTACAATTAGAACTTGAACTTCTCAACGGATTCACAAAGGTTGCTTATATTTCAATTCCATAAAGGTACAATTAGAACCCGATTACCATGCTTCATCAGCATATCCATCAGTTATTTCAATTCCATAAAGGTACAATTAGAACGACAAAACCGCCTCCGTACCAATTAGCACGATAAAATTTCAATTCCATAAAGGTGCGATTAGAACAGATAGTGGACCTCAAAAAGCAGCAAATAAAAGCCCATTTCAATTCCATAAAGGTGCGATTAGAACGAACTTGCCATCACCGGCGGCTCCGTCTTCCTCTTCGATTTCAATTCCATAAAGGTGCGATTAGAACTGCGTTTTCCTCGCTGCTGAAGGTACGGGCTGAAGGATTTCAATTCCATAAAGGTGCGATTAGAACTAACTTTAAGGTTAGAAATGATAAGGAGAATAAGTCATTTCAATTCCATAAAGGTGCGATTAGAACTGATGATGCAAACGTTCCGGCTGTTCGTGTACCTAATTTCAATTCCATAAAGGTGCGATTAGAACTTGGTCTCAGTCTAATGCTCTTAAGGCTGCTCCTATATTTCAATTCCATAAAGGTGCGATTAGAACTTTCCGAAATTCATCATAATCAATATCTTTAAGTATTTCAATTCCATAAAGGTGCGATTAGAACTAAACTCCTTAATCTCGTAAACA of Segatella copri contains these proteins:
- a CDS encoding DUF3791 domain-containing protein; the protein is MLDFLLWNKIARIIKQLADTLHISTDRALQIFYDSDVCRMLHDKELGLHLMSDTYIVNDLIEELRNKQ
- a CDS encoding DUF3990 domain-containing protein, whose protein sequence is MEKQILYHGSNVIVEHPLVSIGRKDLDFGPGFYLTPLFEQASKWAVRIKTIRRAKQAIVNTYEFAIPQDCKVKRFDAYDKEWLDFIVDSRKGKQPWSGYGIIEGGVADDRVIDAVEAYINGYADVEHTLRQLVYHKPNYQICILSQEIVDKYLQFKSYERI
- a CDS encoding DUF3791 domain-containing protein, whose product is MEDRELLQKSAPEFERLAFTVLAIEASAQKMGISPSEMRKRLDKVGLIKSLIQDCYDTLHTESREAVASDVVEALKNWERKE